The Persephonella atlantica genome includes a window with the following:
- a CDS encoding peptidylprolyl isomerase — protein sequence MRRFLWLLLVFVSFAQAYQGFSWKIDPQLKKKVVAEVGNKKITEMDVQRYMKVLLPMNFYHRSLTEKKKKELRKKALNYLINRELLYYEAKKKGIKVPETQIDRLMKELEKRYKSKENLEKMLRETGISLKQFREELKKRLMIDQLLNKYVNVKLTDKELKEYYEKNKYKFKEPESLKIRYIYIKVDPSKPKGRQIAKERAEKAYKEIISGKDFGDVAYRYSDDLSRIKGGEIGFVHKGRFEKKVEEEIYKLKVGQISKIIETELGFHIIKVEGKRPSRIVPFKQIKDKLRRELTEKIRKEKYEALLNDAKKDLKVVVYDK from the coding sequence ATGAGAAGATTTTTGTGGTTACTTTTAGTTTTTGTCTCTTTTGCTCAGGCATATCAGGGTTTCAGCTGGAAAATAGACCCACAGCTTAAGAAGAAAGTAGTAGCAGAGGTGGGAAATAAGAAAATAACAGAAATGGACGTCCAGAGATACATGAAGGTTCTCCTTCCGATGAATTTTTACCACAGAAGTCTTACAGAAAAAAAGAAAAAAGAGCTCAGAAAAAAAGCCCTCAACTATCTGATAAACAGAGAGCTTCTGTATTATGAAGCAAAGAAAAAGGGTATAAAAGTACCTGAAACTCAGATAGATAGACTGATGAAAGAGTTAGAGAAGAGGTACAAATCAAAAGAAAACCTTGAAAAAATGCTGAGAGAAACTGGTATATCTCTGAAACAGTTCAGAGAAGAACTGAAAAAAAGGCTTATGATAGACCAGCTGCTGAACAAATATGTAAATGTGAAACTCACGGATAAAGAGCTGAAAGAATATTATGAGAAGAATAAGTATAAATTCAAAGAACCAGAATCACTGAAAATCAGATACATATACATAAAGGTTGATCCTTCAAAGCCTAAAGGGAGACAGATAGCAAAGGAAAGGGCTGAGAAAGCCTATAAGGAAATAATCTCAGGAAAAGACTTTGGAGATGTAGCATACAGATATTCAGACGACCTGAGCAGAATAAAAGGAGGAGAAATAGGATTTGTCCACAAAGGAAGATTTGAGAAAAAAGTAGAAGAAGAGATATACAAGCTGAAGGTTGGACAGATAAGCAAAATAATAGAGACAGAGCTTGGATTTCACATAATAAAAGTTGAAGGGAAGAGACCTTCACGGATTGTTCCATTTAAGCAGATAAAAGACAAACTCAGAAGAGAACTTACAGAAAAGATCAGGAAAGAAAAGTATGAAGCACTGCTGAATGATGCTAAAAAAGATCTTAAGGTTGTGGTTTACGATAAATAA
- a CDS encoding 6-bladed beta-propeller codes for MRYKLILFCLFIWMLASVSGKELLFPEPKPGIKPHIKYVGQVPPYNYEKKSSFFEIIFGEESELVDPDFIGKPYGVVYARGFLFFTDTAHGVIFSYNFKTKNLKILELPIRLRLPMCLAYSKKLNVLFVSDATLKKVFGFDSKGRLVFAVGKRGEFKKPVGIAVDDKLERVYVVDTFDHRVKVYDFDGNFIRGFGHRGDKDGEFNYPTNIAVNRKNGNIYITDTQLFRVQVFNKNFEHVLTIGGNGNIPGRFARPKGIGVDSDGNVYVVDAAFNNFQIFSPEGEVLYYIGEAGTQPAKFLLPAGLYVDEKDRIYVVDSFNKRIQIFQYLK; via the coding sequence ATGCGTTATAAACTGATACTGTTTTGCTTGTTTATATGGATGTTAGCATCTGTTTCTGGAAAGGAGTTACTATTTCCTGAACCAAAACCAGGTATAAAGCCACACATAAAGTATGTGGGACAGGTTCCACCCTATAACTATGAGAAAAAAAGCAGTTTTTTTGAAATTATATTTGGAGAAGAAAGTGAACTTGTAGATCCGGACTTTATAGGAAAACCGTACGGTGTTGTCTATGCCAGAGGATTTCTGTTTTTTACAGATACGGCACATGGTGTTATATTTTCTTATAATTTCAAGACAAAAAATCTTAAAATTTTAGAACTTCCCATTAGACTCAGACTTCCTATGTGTCTTGCTTACTCTAAAAAGCTGAATGTTCTATTTGTTTCTGATGCAACTTTAAAGAAAGTTTTTGGATTTGACAGTAAGGGAAGACTTGTTTTTGCTGTAGGAAAAAGAGGAGAGTTTAAAAAGCCTGTTGGTATAGCAGTTGATGATAAGTTAGAAAGGGTTTATGTAGTTGATACTTTTGACCACAGGGTAAAGGTCTATGATTTTGATGGAAACTTTATCAGAGGATTTGGACACAGAGGTGATAAGGACGGAGAGTTTAACTACCCAACTAACATAGCTGTTAACAGAAAGAATGGAAATATCTATATTACTGATACCCAGCTTTTCAGGGTTCAGGTTTTTAATAAAAACTTTGAGCATGTACTGACCATAGGCGGTAATGGTAACATTCCTGGCAGATTTGCCCGTCCTAAAGGCATTGGTGTTGATAGTGATGGGAACGTATACGTGGTTGATGCAGCATTCAATAACTTCCAGATTTTTTCCCCTGAAGGAGAGGTGCTTTACTACATAGGAGAAGCTGGAACGCAGCCTGCGAAATTCTTACTTCCTGCAGGATTGTATGTAGATGAGAAAGACAGAATTTATGTTGTGGATTCTTTTAACAAAAGGATACAGATATTCCAGTATCTAAAATAA
- a CDS encoding cytochrome c3 family protein, producing the protein MIFSYVFLFFFLTAYLYAADEFVSLPVKEGGEYEKGIRSTKHNLAEYKGRFLNPNIAGEYNLALCMWCHTQNIDVTFVDVEYRWDPEKEVDKFPIYGQTRKGPVLKSVAPSSMVCLSCHDGANAPNITFGKSSTGTSVHSHPVFVIYRKDRKYLRPYNSPLIGWEGKKHFVYDLIKDYNGRLQCASCHDPHTTNPLFLRSKNRGSKLCTGCHAL; encoded by the coding sequence ATGATTTTTTCTTATGTATTTCTATTTTTTTTCTTAACTGCTTATTTATATGCTGCTGATGAGTTTGTTTCCCTTCCTGTGAAAGAGGGAGGAGAATATGAGAAAGGTATAAGAAGCACAAAACACAACCTTGCTGAGTATAAGGGCAGATTCCTGAACCCAAACATAGCAGGAGAGTATAATCTTGCCCTGTGTATGTGGTGCCACACCCAGAATATAGATGTTACCTTTGTTGATGTTGAATACAGGTGGGATCCGGAGAAGGAAGTGGATAAGTTTCCCATTTATGGACAGACAAGAAAAGGGCCGGTACTGAAGAGTGTTGCTCCATCTTCAATGGTATGCCTCAGCTGTCATGATGGAGCCAATGCACCAAACATCACTTTTGGTAAGTCTTCTACAGGAACAAGTGTTCACAGTCATCCGGTATTTGTTATTTACCGGAAAGACAGAAAGTATCTCAGACCTTACAACAGTCCGCTTATAGGATGGGAAGGTAAAAAACATTTTGTTTATGACCTGATTAAGGATTACAACGGAAGGTTGCAGTGTGCAAGCTGTCACGACCCACATACAACCAATCCACTGTTTTTAAGGTCAAAAAATAGAGGGAGTAAACTGTGTACAGGGTGCCATGCGTTATAA
- a CDS encoding 6-bladed beta-propeller: MSDMPRKIIGKFLALFVIGIVIYSCGGAKKPQKIEKVFWPLPPEEPRILYLGSYHGESDFKGKSALDVLLGEPEKEIPRNLIKPYGVAARFGRIMAGDTVAAVVFVIDPKNKKISFIGDKAMGKLRIPVGIDIDRKGRVYVADAKSQRIFVYDLKGKFITAIGEPEGPGKLERPAGIAINEKNQRLYVVDVMDHRVKVYSLRDGSFLFAFGKRGRKEGEFNFPTNIAVDRRNGNVAIVDTMNFRVQIFDQDGKFLRTFGKLGIVPGTFARPKGIGIDSEGHIYVADAAFNNIQIFDDKGNLLLWIGKFGFGPGEFNLPAGLYVDRADRIYVADSMNKRVQVFQYLSEAWKKKYPEKYRELKLYKPSNLKKAQEK; the protein is encoded by the coding sequence ATGTCTGACATGCCACGCAAAATAATAGGGAAATTTTTAGCTCTATTTGTAATAGGAATAGTTATCTATTCGTGTGGTGGGGCCAAGAAACCTCAGAAGATAGAGAAGGTGTTCTGGCCCCTTCCACCTGAAGAGCCAAGGATACTTTATCTTGGCAGTTATCACGGGGAATCGGACTTTAAAGGCAAAAGTGCCCTTGATGTGCTTTTAGGTGAGCCGGAAAAGGAAATCCCGAGGAATCTTATAAAACCTTACGGTGTAGCTGCGAGATTTGGAAGAATTATGGCTGGCGATACAGTAGCTGCTGTTGTGTTCGTCATTGACCCGAAAAACAAAAAGATCTCCTTTATTGGCGATAAAGCAATGGGAAAATTGAGAATTCCTGTTGGTATAGATATAGACAGGAAAGGCAGGGTTTATGTGGCCGATGCTAAAAGTCAGAGGATTTTTGTTTATGACCTGAAGGGTAAGTTTATTACAGCTATTGGTGAACCGGAAGGTCCTGGAAAGTTAGAAAGACCTGCAGGTATAGCTATAAATGAGAAAAATCAGAGATTGTATGTTGTTGATGTTATGGATCACAGAGTGAAGGTGTATTCGCTCAGAGATGGTTCTTTCCTTTTTGCATTTGGAAAGAGAGGCAGAAAAGAAGGAGAGTTTAACTTTCCAACTAACATTGCAGTTGACAGAAGAAACGGTAATGTTGCTATTGTTGACACGATGAATTTTAGGGTTCAGATTTTTGACCAGGACGGTAAGTTTCTCAGAACTTTTGGAAAGTTAGGTATAGTTCCAGGAACTTTTGCAAGACCAAAGGGAATAGGTATAGACAGTGAGGGACACATATATGTGGCAGATGCTGCATTTAATAACATTCAGATATTTGACGATAAAGGGAATCTGCTGCTGTGGATAGGAAAGTTTGGGTTTGGACCAGGTGAGTTTAACCTACCTGCAGGACTGTACGTTGATAGGGCAGATAGAATTTACGTTGCAGACTCAATGAACAAAAGAGTGCAGGTATTCCAGTATTTGAGTGAAGCATGGAAGAAAAAGTATCCAGAAAAATACAGGGAACTGAAACTTTATAAACCCTCAAATCTCAAAAAAGCCCAGGAAAAATAA
- a CDS encoding cytochrome c3 family protein has product MKRLAFGGVIAAVGIFATSSFALIDGSKHDLSDPTNTIRAANPADVNNEICAFCHTPHGSNTDFVGAPLWNKAIDTTVTYQVYGGGQTTGGTTVDQPGDVSRACLSCHDGVNAINSIINLPGSGGWSSTGNLIAFTTDGGASTIPAGTAATMPPGITQIGTDLRNDHPVGVIYRGDDADPPASLVPTNTALPTGFVIAGDRDGNPGPTVGDLLRGGKVECVSCHDPHLGENPTFLRLPNDNSALCLTCHAK; this is encoded by the coding sequence ATGAAGAGGTTGGCATTTGGCGGTGTTATTGCCGCAGTGGGCATCTTTGCCACGAGCTCTTTTGCTTTGATTGACGGTTCTAAACATGATCTTTCAGATCCAACCAACACAATCAGAGCAGCAAATCCAGCAGACGTTAACAACGAAATCTGTGCATTCTGTCACACTCCTCACGGTTCTAACACAGACTTTGTGGGAGCTCCGTTATGGAACAAGGCTATTGATACTACAGTTACCTACCAGGTTTACGGTGGAGGGCAAACAACAGGTGGAACAACAGTTGATCAGCCAGGTGATGTTTCAAGGGCATGTCTTTCATGTCACGACGGTGTTAACGCTATTAACTCTATAATCAACCTTCCCGGTTCAGGTGGATGGTCTTCTACAGGAAATCTGATAGCATTTACTACTGACGGTGGAGCATCAACAATACCTGCAGGAACAGCAGCAACAATGCCTCCTGGTATTACACAGATTGGAACAGACCTGAGAAACGATCACCCAGTTGGTGTAATATATAGAGGTGATGATGCTGATCCACCTGCAAGTCTCGTTCCTACAAATACAGCTCTTCCAACAGGTTTTGTTATAGCGGGAGACAGAGATGGTAATCCGGGTCCAACAGTAGGAGACTTGCTCAGGGGTGGAAAGGTTGAGTGTGTATCATGTCACGATCCTCACCTTGGTGAAAACCCAACGTTCCTGAGACTACCAAATGATAACAGTGCATTATGTCTGACATGCCACGCAAAATAA
- a CDS encoding cytochrome c3 family protein, which translates to MKKEQPPIVPNKKVQHLPFKIGQCEICHVEKDGNKYALSKEPPDLCYMCHQRKDTKSRVHGPIAAGMCTACHDPHQSDTMRMLKAKSVNDLCFACHEDKKKQFTSKPYMHPPVKDQCINCHDPHQEDHRYRLFADRRFDLCVSCHADKKEWVEKVKNKHGAIKIKDRCLNCHDPHASENEKFLRKPTAMDVCLTCHNKPLKRDEDGTVLMNMKKHLDENPDWHGPIQWGDCAMCHNPHGSDNFRMLKLPFPETFYASFNINQYICFMCHETERFTEPLTKTATNFRNGEVNLHYVHVNQKKGRTCRACHDWHATKGTPHHIRKYMKFGKIKAPLRYIPTKTGGSCAPMCHPRRYYDRENPVINKR; encoded by the coding sequence GTGAAAAAAGAACAGCCACCAATAGTTCCTAATAAGAAAGTTCAGCATCTGCCTTTCAAGATAGGACAGTGTGAGATATGTCATGTAGAAAAAGATGGTAACAAGTATGCCCTCTCGAAAGAGCCTCCTGATCTGTGTTATATGTGCCATCAAAGGAAGGATACAAAAAGTAGAGTTCATGGACCTATTGCTGCAGGCATGTGCACTGCATGTCACGACCCTCACCAATCTGACACGATGAGAATGTTAAAGGCAAAATCTGTTAACGACCTATGTTTTGCATGTCACGAAGATAAGAAAAAGCAGTTTACATCTAAACCATATATGCACCCACCAGTAAAAGACCAGTGTATAAACTGTCACGACCCCCATCAGGAAGACCACAGATACAGATTGTTTGCAGACAGAAGATTTGACCTTTGCGTATCCTGTCATGCTGACAAGAAGGAATGGGTTGAAAAAGTAAAAAACAAACATGGTGCAATAAAAATAAAGGATAGATGTCTGAACTGTCATGACCCCCATGCTTCAGAAAACGAAAAGTTCCTCAGAAAACCAACAGCAATGGATGTATGTCTTACATGTCACAACAAACCTCTAAAAAGGGATGAAGATGGAACAGTTCTTATGAATATGAAGAAACATCTTGATGAGAATCCTGACTGGCACGGTCCAATCCAGTGGGGAGACTGTGCAATGTGCCACAACCCACATGGTTCTGATAACTTCAGAATGCTAAAATTACCATTCCCAGAGACCTTTTATGCAAGCTTTAACATAAACCAGTATATCTGTTTCATGTGTCACGAAACAGAAAGATTTACAGAACCTCTCACAAAAACAGCAACAAACTTCAGAAATGGAGAGGTCAATCTACATTACGTCCATGTTAACCAGAAAAAAGGTAGGACATGTAGAGCCTGTCACGACTGGCATGCAACAAAAGGAACACCACATCACATAAGAAAGTATATGAAGTTTGGAAAAATTAAAGCTCCTCTCAGATACATACCGACAAAAACAGGCGGTTCGTGTGCTCCAATGTGTCATCCAAGAAGGTACTACGACAGAGAAAATCCTGTAATCAATAAGAGGTAA
- a CDS encoding cytochrome c3 family protein, whose translation MGTEEKKEEPTKRVGRRKKIFIGAVLLGAGILAGLVISYIVVEAVKLTAGPQFCKSCHVMVPMYKAYSKDTHGGWGYSGFVAHCTDCHLNHKSTIHYLLNKVQVGLHDFKVYVFQDPDAIDWHEKREHRRHFVYDSGCLHCHENLLAATMNKKRAFIAHKAYFSGKLVVKIGEHKDKARCTDCHKHVGHKDLGKYLPPPPPEHKLIEESEELIKESVEILEKKEKKSKEKTEH comes from the coding sequence ATGGGGACAGAGGAAAAGAAAGAAGAGCCTACAAAAAGAGTAGGCAGAAGGAAAAAAATATTTATAGGTGCAGTTCTATTGGGGGCTGGCATTCTTGCTGGCCTCGTTATTTCTTACATTGTTGTAGAGGCTGTCAAACTAACAGCAGGTCCTCAGTTCTGTAAGTCCTGTCATGTAATGGTACCTATGTACAAAGCATACTCAAAAGATACCCATGGAGGATGGGGATATTCAGGTTTTGTTGCCCACTGTACAGACTGTCATCTGAACCACAAATCTACAATACATTATCTGTTAAACAAAGTTCAGGTAGGGCTTCACGACTTTAAGGTTTATGTTTTTCAGGACCCTGATGCTATAGATTGGCATGAGAAAAGGGAACACAGAAGACATTTTGTTTATGATAGCGGTTGTCTTCACTGTCATGAGAACCTTCTTGCTGCCACTATGAACAAGAAAAGGGCATTTATCGCCCATAAAGCGTACTTTTCAGGAAAGTTAGTTGTAAAGATAGGAGAACACAAAGACAAAGCTCGATGTACAGATTGTCACAAACATGTTGGACATAAAGATTTAGGGAAATATCTGCCTCCTCCACCTCCGGAACATAAGCTGATTGAGGAGTCTGAAGAACTGATAAAAGAATCCGTTGAGATACTTGAGAAAAAAGAGAAAAAAAGCAAAGAAAAAACTGAGCATTAA
- a CDS encoding cytochrome c3 family protein — protein sequence MGKLKKLMGMLKVFRSKKFILITIVLFILVVFPAVGYYAWQKRIPQKTALVLKNIVHNLFFEKHHPGDIYGVVHIEEMEEIELSKLKLPEEEKEKEEIKKLEKELKQLKKEEKLAKAPKPKPKRVIKPLPLEEYPKEFLPLKKVLHRPFKMGACAICHQVDKHGKVIKKGKKYPLTKGRVDELCYSCHKERYTKKYDHKPIKKGECLKCHDPHQSDTEKLLTAKTVPLLCVKCHSPKNAKRLKIKKVVDINVKYKHKPVDKDCRNCHDPHTSNYKHLLKTSLDWKMDFCLECHSKVKDPKVRKKVDIKNWIKTVKVKHDAVYDKDECANCHNIHGSNYRIMLKKPMVEQCLSCHDKEVEKKETGEKLIDMKKHLEENKYWHKPIKEVEKKGGCAACHNPHGSNNPYALKKFFPTEFYLTGLKIGEVMCFTCHKEKERFTEKRTTKATKFRNGDENLHWRHTQGKKGRTCIACHDPHASKWPTMIGKYTDFNGILFPIRYKKTKTGGSCAPACHDEFKYDRITPVKNVGEIREEFK from the coding sequence ATGGGGAAACTAAAAAAATTAATGGGGATGCTAAAAGTTTTCAGGTCAAAAAAATTTATACTTATTACGATAGTTCTTTTTATACTTGTTGTTTTTCCAGCTGTTGGCTATTATGCATGGCAAAAAAGAATACCCCAAAAAACAGCTCTTGTTCTAAAAAACATAGTTCACAACCTTTTCTTTGAAAAACATCACCCTGGAGATATATACGGTGTAGTTCATATAGAAGAGATGGAAGAAATAGAACTATCCAAGCTAAAACTACCAGAAGAAGAAAAAGAAAAGGAAGAAATAAAAAAGTTAGAAAAGGAGCTTAAACAGCTGAAAAAAGAAGAAAAGTTAGCTAAAGCACCAAAACCAAAACCTAAAAGGGTTATAAAACCTTTACCTTTAGAAGAATACCCGAAAGAGTTTCTACCACTGAAAAAGGTGCTTCACAGACCATTTAAAATGGGTGCATGTGCCATATGTCATCAGGTTGACAAACATGGAAAGGTCATAAAAAAAGGTAAAAAATACCCATTAACAAAAGGCAGAGTTGACGAGCTATGCTACTCCTGTCATAAGGAAAGATATACCAAAAAGTATGACCACAAACCAATAAAAAAAGGAGAGTGCCTGAAATGTCATGACCCTCACCAGTCTGATACAGAGAAACTCCTTACAGCAAAAACAGTTCCTCTGCTCTGTGTAAAATGCCACTCTCCAAAAAACGCAAAAAGGCTAAAAATCAAAAAGGTTGTTGACATAAATGTAAAATATAAGCACAAACCTGTAGACAAAGATTGTAGAAACTGTCACGATCCCCACACATCAAACTATAAACATCTTCTCAAAACTTCTCTTGACTGGAAGATGGATTTCTGTCTTGAATGCCACTCCAAAGTGAAAGACCCTAAAGTCAGGAAAAAAGTTGATATAAAGAACTGGATAAAAACTGTTAAAGTAAAACACGATGCTGTTTATGACAAGGACGAATGCGCAAACTGTCACAACATTCACGGTTCCAACTACAGGATAATGCTTAAGAAACCAATGGTAGAGCAATGTCTGTCCTGTCACGACAAAGAAGTGGAAAAGAAAGAGACAGGGGAAAAACTGATAGACATGAAGAAACATTTAGAGGAGAACAAGTACTGGCACAAGCCAATCAAAGAAGTGGAGAAAAAAGGTGGATGTGCAGCCTGCCATAATCCTCACGGCTCTAACAATCCCTATGCCCTGAAAAAGTTTTTCCCTACAGAGTTTTACCTTACAGGGCTAAAAATTGGAGAAGTGATGTGTTTCACATGCCATAAAGAAAAAGAACGGTTTACTGAGAAAAGAACAACAAAAGCAACAAAATTCAGAAATGGAGATGAAAACCTTCACTGGAGACATACACAGGGTAAAAAAGGGAGGACATGTATTGCATGCCACGATCCCCATGCATCGAAATGGCCTACAATGATAGGAAAGTACACAGATTTCAACGGCATACTTTTCCCTATAAGATACAAAAAAACAAAAACAGGAGGTTCATGTGCACCTGCATGTCATGATGAATTTAAGTATGACAGAATAACACCTGTAAAAAATGTTGGAGAAATCCGAGAAGAATTTAAATAA
- a CDS encoding cytochrome c3 family protein: MKQKIIKILGIVFTIFTFALAKEDKIFRLNLKVIPNEPVRIIQPAENSIHYEDTASIVIQIDPQKIKKLEIVTYFQVFELDPDEKLMYGKKPKKKKERFRFRIKANKGFYCKSVDLRYGKNLIQVLAETKDGKKIKKSVEVYLASPVLRAYKYPPPKYKEIFFHKEKNEKICSQCHDMRVNEKKGVAFEDVTKSNCYKCHKKLTIRYQYKHAPARNWLCATTCHTGKTGRLNERLKGKSKFIWPEPEGTECYRCHKKKRKEWDNKRFHHDPVVAGMCDKCHNPHSSPNRYFLRKPAWYLCTTCHEDKVLRGHVVFTFLGRPHPTKGYKDPSNPKRELSCISCHEPHNSDNNFMLLKPFNQLCNMCHKK; this comes from the coding sequence ATGAAGCAGAAAATTATAAAAATCTTAGGGATAGTATTTACTATTTTTACTTTTGCTTTAGCAAAAGAAGATAAGATATTCAGACTTAATCTGAAGGTAATTCCCAATGAACCTGTAAGAATAATACAGCCAGCTGAAAATAGCATACATTACGAAGATACTGCTTCTATCGTCATACAGATAGACCCCCAGAAAATAAAAAAATTAGAAATAGTTACATACTTTCAGGTGTTTGAGCTTGACCCAGATGAAAAACTGATGTATGGGAAAAAACCAAAGAAGAAAAAGGAACGATTCAGATTCAGGATAAAGGCAAATAAAGGTTTCTACTGTAAATCTGTAGACCTGAGATATGGTAAAAATCTGATACAGGTTCTTGCAGAAACAAAAGATGGGAAAAAGATAAAGAAATCTGTGGAGGTATATCTTGCCTCACCTGTACTCAGGGCTTATAAGTATCCACCTCCAAAATATAAAGAAATCTTTTTCCATAAAGAAAAAAATGAAAAAATATGTTCCCAGTGTCACGATATGAGAGTGAACGAAAAAAAGGGTGTAGCCTTTGAAGACGTTACAAAATCAAACTGTTATAAATGCCACAAAAAACTGACCATCAGATATCAGTACAAACATGCCCCCGCAAGAAACTGGCTCTGTGCCACAACATGTCATACAGGGAAAACAGGAAGATTAAATGAAAGATTGAAAGGAAAATCAAAATTCATATGGCCAGAACCTGAAGGAACTGAGTGTTACAGGTGTCATAAGAAAAAGAGAAAAGAATGGGATAACAAGAGGTTCCACCACGACCCGGTAGTTGCAGGGATGTGCGATAAATGCCACAATCCCCACTCATCCCCAAATAGATACTTCTTGAGAAAACCAGCATGGTATCTATGTACCACATGCCATGAAGACAAGGTTCTAAGAGGTCATGTCGTATTTACATTCTTAGGTAGACCACACCCAACAAAAGGTTATAAAGACCCTTCAAATCCAAAGAGAGAACTTTCATGTATAAGCTGTCATGAACCCCACAACTCAGACAATAACTTTATGCTGTTAAAACCATTTAATCAGCTTTGTAATATGTGTCATAAAAAATAA
- a CDS encoding cytochrome c3 family protein, producing the protein MKSFSQIFIIFVILIHITEGFEILAPIKNSIHNEEFVSISVKLTEDEIENGVSLEFKVGKSYFMFGMNPERNVYCKALKIKPGKNIVEITYTDQDGKQKKKNVEIFRYSILYKQSEEPPAKFEEKAFHTRSNEDRCKKCHDMSSLPEELIPESPEKSPCYSCHKVLTSRKKIHAPSANWACNYCHIDVGISYQRYETPFPISEKCFSCHEYRKRIWMNKKYVHGPTSTGQCNICHNPHSSNNIFFLKKPIWRLCTSCHAEKASGTHVLAGFVFGKSHPTHGRPDPSRPGRELVCSSCHNPHASNYKFMFNNDYTGDRYLCQMCHKK; encoded by the coding sequence ATGAAGAGTTTCAGCCAGATATTTATTATTTTCGTAATACTTATTCACATAACAGAAGGTTTTGAAATTTTGGCTCCTATTAAAAACAGCATACATAACGAAGAATTTGTCTCTATATCTGTTAAACTGACAGAAGATGAAATAGAAAACGGTGTTAGCCTTGAGTTTAAAGTAGGTAAAAGCTACTTTATGTTTGGTATGAATCCAGAAAGGAACGTATACTGCAAAGCATTAAAGATAAAACCTGGAAAGAACATTGTAGAAATAACATACACAGATCAGGATGGAAAACAGAAAAAGAAAAATGTCGAGATATTCAGATACTCAATACTGTACAAACAGTCTGAAGAGCCTCCTGCAAAATTTGAAGAAAAAGCTTTCCATACACGAAGCAATGAAGACAGATGCAAAAAATGTCACGATATGAGTTCTCTTCCAGAAGAGCTGATACCTGAATCTCCAGAAAAATCTCCCTGTTACAGCTGTCATAAGGTACTGACTTCCAGAAAAAAGATTCACGCTCCGTCAGCAAACTGGGCATGTAACTACTGTCATATAGATGTTGGAATTTCCTACCAAAGATACGAAACGCCATTTCCTATATCAGAAAAATGTTTCTCCTGCCATGAATACAGAAAGAGAATATGGATGAACAAAAAGTATGTCCACGGTCCCACTTCAACAGGTCAGTGCAACATATGCCATAATCCTCACTCCTCTAATAATATATTTTTTCTGAAAAAACCTATATGGAGACTGTGTACTTCCTGTCATGCAGAAAAAGCATCTGGAACCCATGTTTTAGCAGGATTTGTTTTTGGGAAATCACATCCAACACACGGAAGACCAGACCCATCAAGACCGGGCAGAGAACTGGTATGCTCAAGCTGTCATAACCCACACGCATCAAACTACAAATTCATGTTCAACAACGATTACACAGGAGATAGATATTTATGCCAGATGTGCCACAAAAAGTGA